The Gemmatimonadaceae bacterium genome has a window encoding:
- a CDS encoding sterol desaturase family protein yields the protein MNSFAQFFATMSSGQKLGWAFACLTIFWALEGAVPLVRFPYSKWKHARVNLFFLTTSMLINGLFTAAMAGAYVWSDAHGFGLLHLVAWPMWVELVIAVLALDFVAQWFAHYLLHHVKWMWRLHLVHHSDTHVDATTGTRHHPLDYVIRELFSAATVLVFGIPLAFYVFYRVVTIFFTYLTHANINVPAWIDRPLSWVFVTPNMHKFHHHMELPWTDTNFGNVFSFWDRLLGTMVNGDPRAVRYGVDTLEGSPDESIVYQLKVPMHGRRM from the coding sequence ATGAATTCTTTCGCGCAGTTCTTTGCGACCATGTCGTCGGGGCAGAAGCTCGGCTGGGCGTTCGCCTGCCTGACAATCTTCTGGGCGCTCGAGGGCGCCGTCCCGCTCGTGCGCTTCCCGTACTCGAAGTGGAAGCACGCCCGCGTCAATTTGTTCTTCCTGACCACGTCCATGCTGATCAATGGGCTGTTCACGGCCGCGATGGCCGGCGCGTACGTGTGGTCGGACGCGCACGGCTTCGGGTTGCTCCACCTGGTGGCGTGGCCCATGTGGGTGGAACTCGTGATCGCGGTGCTGGCGCTCGATTTCGTGGCGCAGTGGTTCGCCCACTACCTGCTGCACCACGTGAAGTGGATGTGGCGGCTTCACCTCGTCCACCACAGCGATACGCACGTCGATGCCACCACGGGCACTCGGCACCACCCGCTCGACTACGTCATTCGGGAGCTGTTTTCCGCCGCCACCGTGCTGGTGTTTGGCATCCCGTTGGCGTTCTACGTCTTCTATCGCGTGGTGACGATCTTCTTCACGTATCTGACGCACGCCAACATCAACGTGCCGGCGTGGATCGATCGCCCCCTGAGCTGGGTCTTCGTGACCCCCAACATGCACAAGTTCCATCACCACATGGAACTGCCCTGGACGGACACCAACTTCGGCAACGTGTTCTCGTTCTGGGACCGCCTCCTCGGCACCATGGTCAATGGCGACCCGCGAGCCGTGCGCTACGGTGTGGACACGCTCGAAGGCTCCCCCGATGAAAGCATCGTATACCAGCTGAAGGTGCCGATGCACGGGCGCCGGATGTGA
- a CDS encoding alpha/beta hydrolase — protein MKPLVLAAALVIAGGSPVDPSPHQMRLITVAPSVQLEVLDWGGTGPTLVFLSGLGNSAHIFDDFALRFRDRFHVVAVTRRGFGRSTNTTGGYDAATRARDIVTVLDSLGARRAVLAGHSIAGDELSTLAATAPERLHALIYLDAYDYGPARVKELASMPSQEALTPQPSAADSASPAAFARYMTRLKNIGGPVPVGELSTLMRFRADGRLEGEVATDAVGKVILGTAVIDFTKVRVPVLGIFNVLPPDRPEVLIDGYWSLPPTLRALADSTYRIGYRVTTTGRERFRTGIPGATIVALTNATHYVFLSAGDRVEQEMRAFLARVQP, from the coding sequence GTGAAGCCACTGGTGCTTGCTGCCGCTCTGGTGATCGCCGGTGGCTCCCCCGTCGATCCGTCACCACACCAGATGCGCCTCATAACCGTTGCGCCGTCGGTGCAGCTCGAGGTGCTGGACTGGGGCGGTACCGGCCCTACGCTCGTGTTTCTGTCGGGGTTGGGCAACAGTGCCCACATCTTTGACGATTTCGCTCTGCGCTTCCGCGATCGCTTTCACGTCGTGGCCGTCACGCGGCGCGGCTTCGGCCGGTCGACGAACACGACGGGTGGCTACGATGCCGCGACACGCGCTCGCGATATCGTCACGGTGCTCGACAGCCTTGGCGCACGCCGTGCCGTGTTGGCGGGGCATTCGATCGCCGGAGATGAACTGAGCACGCTTGCGGCAACGGCACCGGAGCGACTGCACGCGCTGATCTACCTGGATGCCTATGACTACGGCCCGGCGCGCGTGAAGGAGCTCGCGAGCATGCCGTCGCAAGAGGCACTGACGCCACAGCCGTCCGCCGCGGACTCCGCCTCGCCCGCGGCGTTCGCCCGGTACATGACACGACTGAAGAACATCGGTGGCCCCGTGCCGGTTGGCGAACTATCCACGCTGATGCGCTTTCGGGCCGACGGTCGGCTCGAGGGTGAGGTCGCGACCGACGCCGTAGGCAAGGTCATTCTTGGGACGGCCGTCATCGATTTCACCAAGGTGCGCGTGCCCGTACTGGGCATCTTCAACGTGTTGCCACCCGATCGGCCGGAGGTACTGATCGACGGGTACTGGTCGCTGCCCCCCACACTGCGCGCGCTCGCCGACTCCACCTATCGCATCGGCTATCGGGTGACCACCACGGGGCGCGAGCGATTCCGCACCGGAATTCCCGGTGCCACGATCGTCGCGTTGACCAACGCCACGCACTACGTCTTCCTGAGCGCGGGCGATCGCGTCGAGCAGGAGATGCGCGCGTTCCTCGCTCGGGTACAGCCGTAG
- a CDS encoding nuclear transport factor 2 family protein, whose amino-acid sequence MFPAPDVSLDAVLLGPADPEIVALEAALRRAQLAADVSGLDALLADDLLFTGPDGVVGTKAQDLAAHASGQVRFLGHDPEELRIRRVGPNVAICALSTRLAVEVAGSTVRGRFRYTRVWAREHDRPWRVVGGHVAAVPDAGAPPAA is encoded by the coding sequence ATGTTCCCTGCTCCTGACGTCTCGCTCGATGCGGTGCTCCTAGGCCCTGCCGACCCCGAAATCGTCGCGCTCGAAGCCGCGCTGCGACGTGCCCAGCTGGCCGCTGATGTTAGTGGCTTGGATGCGCTGCTGGCGGACGATCTGTTGTTCACCGGGCCCGATGGCGTCGTCGGGACGAAGGCCCAGGATCTCGCCGCGCATGCGTCAGGGCAGGTGCGGTTCCTCGGCCACGATCCAGAAGAACTTCGCATTCGACGCGTCGGGCCGAACGTCGCGATTTGCGCCCTCTCCACACGACTGGCGGTGGAAGTCGCGGGCTCGACGGTGCGCGGTCGCTTTCGCTATACGCGCGTGTGGGCGCGCGAACACGACAGACCGTGGCGGGTCGTCGGGGGGCACGTGGCCGCCGTCCCCGATGCGGGTGCCCCCCCGGCAGCTTGA
- a CDS encoding IS481 family transposase: MDRVQYRDMVHTCPGTWLTLSESLFGVMTMPWLETNPMFERHHFAQDLASGLWTMTELCARYGISRNTGYKWRERFLAAGVAGLSEHSRAPLSSPSETSADTVALILAEHARYGWGARKILKRLQTKDPTAEWPARSTIFDILARNGCVRRRRSRTHWKHPGAAPLQTSAPNQVWTIDFKGQFRTRDGIYCYPLTIVDHFSRYVLCCQSFPDVKADGVRRQLRQLFRRFGLPDAIRSDNGAPFASNGIHGLNRLNAWWLQLGIVHQRITPASPQENGAHERMHRVLKAQAAKPAAANANLQQRVFNAFVQTYNEIRPHEALNDETPASRWHPSTRPFPRRVTPPTYPGHFEVRRVSSAGTFRLHNGQQFLSQALNDEMIGLEEIDDGIWNVLYYQTLLGRFDERTRTITGAPSLKKDC, encoded by the coding sequence ATGGACAGGGTACAGTACAGGGACATGGTTCACACTTGTCCGGGGACATGGTTAACACTTTCCGAATCCCTTTTCGGAGTGATGACGATGCCTTGGCTGGAGACCAATCCCATGTTCGAGCGACATCACTTCGCGCAGGACCTCGCCAGCGGCCTGTGGACCATGACGGAACTGTGCGCCCGGTACGGGATCAGTCGCAACACCGGGTACAAATGGCGCGAGCGCTTCCTGGCCGCTGGCGTGGCGGGACTGAGTGAACACAGCCGTGCCCCGCTGAGCTCGCCCAGCGAGACGTCGGCCGACACCGTCGCGCTGATCCTCGCGGAGCACGCCCGATATGGATGGGGTGCTCGAAAGATCTTGAAGCGACTGCAGACCAAGGACCCGACCGCCGAGTGGCCGGCACGGAGCACGATCTTCGACATCTTGGCGAGAAACGGGTGTGTTCGACGCCGCCGCTCGCGCACGCATTGGAAGCACCCGGGTGCCGCGCCGTTGCAGACGTCGGCGCCCAATCAAGTGTGGACCATCGACTTCAAAGGACAGTTTCGGACCCGTGATGGCATCTATTGCTATCCGTTGACCATCGTCGATCACTTCAGTCGCTATGTGCTGTGTTGCCAGAGCTTTCCGGACGTGAAAGCGGACGGCGTGCGCCGCCAGCTGCGACAGCTCTTCCGTCGATTTGGACTCCCGGATGCAATCCGCAGTGACAACGGGGCACCGTTCGCTTCGAATGGCATTCACGGATTGAATCGCCTCAACGCGTGGTGGCTGCAACTCGGGATCGTGCATCAACGGATAACGCCAGCAAGTCCGCAAGAGAACGGCGCCCATGAACGCATGCATCGAGTACTGAAGGCGCAAGCCGCGAAGCCCGCGGCCGCGAATGCCAATCTGCAACAGCGGGTGTTCAATGCGTTCGTGCAGACGTACAACGAGATCAGGCCGCATGAAGCCCTCAACGACGAGACGCCGGCCTCGCGCTGGCATCCCTCGACCCGCCCCTTTCCCAGGCGCGTCACCCCGCCCACATATCCCGGCCACTTCGAAGTACGGCGCGTCAGCAGCGCCGGCACCTTCCGCTTGCACAACGGCCAACAGTTCCTCAGTCAGGCGCTCAACGACGAAATGATCGGCCTGGAAGAGATCGACGATGGCATTTGGAACGTGCTCTACTACCAAACCCTGCTCGGTCGATTCGACGAGCGCACACGCACCATTACCGGCGCGCCGTCACTCAAGAAAGACTGTTAA